One window of the Haloarcula halobia genome contains the following:
- a CDS encoding DnaJ domain-containing protein, producing the protein MTETYYDRLGVSQGADRSAIKQAWQRAVKEKHPDHNDDSDAQQQFIQIKEAYDVLSDPEERARYDELGHEQYLADRQHGGTDTGDAYRRDRTARDATGRGAGQQRQSGAGAESVDWGAYTRGHETAEHVWKAGSGPTADTAPPTDTAHAGFVERTVAYGALVLVPGFFSTLLLPVWANDGPSNPATTLLGLDPGVLSAAVPFTAGTLLVTLLLVAGAETLLDTDRRIWRPF; encoded by the coding sequence ATGACTGAGACCTACTACGACCGCCTCGGCGTCTCGCAGGGGGCCGACCGGTCGGCCATCAAGCAGGCCTGGCAGCGGGCGGTCAAGGAGAAACACCCGGACCACAACGACGACTCCGACGCCCAGCAGCAGTTCATCCAGATCAAGGAGGCCTACGACGTGCTCTCGGACCCCGAGGAACGGGCTCGCTACGACGAGCTCGGGCACGAACAGTACCTGGCGGACCGCCAGCACGGCGGGACCGACACCGGCGACGCCTACCGGCGCGACCGGACCGCCCGCGACGCCACGGGACGTGGTGCGGGCCAGCAGCGCCAGTCCGGCGCTGGCGCCGAGAGCGTCGACTGGGGGGCATACACGCGGGGTCACGAGACCGCCGAACACGTCTGGAAGGCCGGCTCCGGGCCGACCGCGGACACGGCCCCACCGACCGATACGGCCCACGCCGGGTTCGTAGAGCGCACCGTCGCGTACGGTGCGCTGGTCCTGGTTCCCGGGTTCTTCTCGACGTTGCTGCTCCCGGTCTGGGCGAACGACGGCCCGAGCAATCCGGCGACAACCCTCCTCGGCCTCGACCCCGGCGTCCTGTCGGCGGCGGTCCCGTTCACCGCCGGCACCCTCCTGGTGACGCTCCTGCTCGTAGCCGGTGCCGAGACGCTGCTGGACACCGATCGTCGTATCTGGAGGCCGTTCTGA
- a CDS encoding zinc ribbon domain-containing protein, producing MAALVQVLGTLAVLVTLSGSYRLFSFFFDDPLFSGLVAAAVTVAFMIAFPVVTTALGLAVLVAPFVVAYRYRDRLPSTPALPALPALPDLSGLFDGGLSSSTGETGGQRCPNCGAKNDQLNRHCDDCGALLVGGDA from the coding sequence ATGGCCGCGCTGGTTCAGGTGTTGGGGACGCTCGCGGTGCTGGTGACGCTCAGTGGCAGCTATCGACTGTTCTCTTTTTTCTTCGACGACCCGCTGTTCAGCGGGCTGGTCGCCGCGGCGGTGACCGTCGCGTTCATGATCGCCTTCCCGGTGGTGACGACGGCGCTGGGCCTCGCGGTGCTCGTCGCCCCGTTCGTGGTCGCCTATCGGTACCGTGACCGCCTCCCGTCGACGCCGGCCCTGCCGGCCCTGCCAGCCCTGCCGGACCTGTCGGGGCTGTTCGACGGAGGCCTCAGTTCGTCGACCGGCGAGACGGGGGGACAGCGGTGTCCGAACTGCGGTGCGAAAAACGACCAGCTGAACCGACACTGTGACGACTGCGGGGCGCTCCTCGTCGGGGGTGACGCCTGA
- a CDS encoding Hsp70 family protein: protein MVFNIGIDLGTTNSAMAVYDDESESVQMVENYSGDPTTPSVVQVLEDDVIVGKDALANQERYPDRTLARTKRDMGSDTTYEIDGTEYPPERVAGYILQKLKEDAGESEFGGDVDGAVITVPYYFGGSARQATEDAGTKFADLSVYRLMNEPTAACYAYGYQEESDETLFVYDLGGGTFDATLVEVAKDDIDVIDSNGDDELGGENFDDKLYEFAREELVDRGASDPDESKHTKATLRETVKETKEQLSGREDAAIAYQADDFYEVELSRSEFHDLTQDLVDKTISLTEELFDDGDYEVDDVDNVLLVGGSTRMHHVQDAVEEFFGMEPSTDTNPDQVVAKGAALEAAQYDPEGGNLPTQSITDILSHSLGVETHNDDGPNQFDPILEQGADLPSRETKPYGNPDDTEQNLIVNVIQGESDEANHDDNEELGRFVLEDVPGDTKLNVEFTVKEDATLDVTAEAENRDIEGGINISDGIGLTQEEAGIINEDTQDFTSKAVQGREADADTDD from the coding sequence ATGGTTTTCAACATCGGAATCGACCTGGGGACGACGAACAGCGCGATGGCCGTCTACGACGACGAGTCGGAGTCGGTGCAGATGGTGGAGAACTACAGCGGCGACCCGACGACGCCGTCGGTCGTCCAGGTACTCGAGGACGACGTCATCGTCGGCAAGGACGCGCTGGCGAACCAGGAGCGATACCCCGACCGGACACTCGCGCGGACGAAACGCGACATGGGGAGCGACACGACCTACGAGATAGACGGGACCGAGTATCCACCCGAGCGCGTCGCCGGCTACATCCTCCAGAAGCTGAAAGAGGACGCCGGGGAGAGCGAGTTCGGCGGCGACGTCGACGGGGCAGTCATCACGGTGCCGTACTACTTCGGCGGGTCCGCCCGGCAGGCCACGGAGGACGCCGGGACGAAGTTCGCCGACCTCAGCGTCTACCGCCTGATGAACGAACCCACCGCGGCGTGTTACGCCTACGGCTACCAGGAGGAGAGCGACGAGACGCTCTTCGTCTACGACCTGGGTGGTGGCACCTTCGACGCGACGCTCGTCGAGGTGGCGAAGGACGACATCGACGTCATCGACTCCAACGGCGACGACGAACTCGGCGGGGAGAACTTCGACGACAAGCTCTACGAGTTCGCCCGCGAGGAGCTGGTCGACCGGGGCGCCAGCGACCCCGACGAGTCGAAACACACCAAGGCGACGCTCCGAGAGACGGTCAAAGAGACCAAAGAACAGCTCTCGGGACGCGAGGACGCCGCCATCGCCTACCAGGCCGACGATTTCTACGAGGTCGAGCTGTCGCGGTCTGAGTTCCACGACCTGACCCAGGACTTAGTCGACAAGACGATCTCGCTCACCGAGGAGCTGTTCGATGACGGCGACTACGAGGTCGACGACGTCGACAACGTCCTCCTTGTCGGCGGGAGCACCCGGATGCACCACGTCCAGGACGCCGTCGAGGAGTTCTTCGGGATGGAACCGTCGACGGACACCAACCCGGACCAGGTGGTCGCGAAGGGCGCAGCCCTCGAGGCAGCCCAGTACGACCCCGAGGGTGGGAACCTCCCGACCCAGAGCATCACGGACATCCTCTCGCACTCGCTGGGCGTCGAGACCCACAACGACGACGGCCCGAACCAGTTCGACCCGATTCTCGAACAGGGCGCGGACCTCCCGAGCCGTGAGACAAAGCCCTACGGGAACCCAGACGACACGGAGCAGAACCTCATCGTCAACGTCATCCAGGGCGAGTCGGACGAGGCCAATCACGATGACAACGAAGAACTGGGCCGGTTCGTCCTCGAGGACGTCCCGGGCGATACGAAACTGAACGTCGAGTTCACCGTCAAAGAGGACGCGACCCTCGACGTGACCGCCGAGGCAGAGAACCGGGACATCGAGGGCGGCATCAACATCTCCGACGGCATCGGTCTGACCCAGGAGGAGGCCGGGATCATCAATGAGGATACCCAAGATTTCACCTCGAAGGCCGTCCAGGGTCGCGAGGCGGACGCCGATACCGACGACTGA
- a CDS encoding HNH endonuclease: MEGDERRKKDPSAHATRLLDLAQSDPGAALGHLSDLPPLLTAPDPTVRAQATSVLVELSIHHPLELRSTSEAILARLDDVDPNVRHNVLVTIANLATWYPQDFGDGTDLMVESLRSADRDERVVAAAALTKLAYYRPDLVTPREAARAGLQRVREADSLDETEDFFLESDQLDGALRALAGGDMASRPLEDDLVPSGKRAPLSKPARVGITALLWSPLLTLSVFTWLYRLWKHARTYRPHGARNAADAIYVFAHMCMDTLAKVFFLWPPSRARLYARRSFLVTPTRLVPWFAGTTPTKAKLRETPPYPDDWATLATLVRQRDGHQCRNCGALGGPRDGDTELHVDHQYPRSRDGVDHPMNLRTLCRSCHEARHGRLFDD, translated from the coding sequence ATGGAAGGTGACGAACGACGAAAGAAAGACCCGTCGGCCCACGCGACACGGTTACTGGATCTCGCCCAGTCGGACCCGGGGGCGGCACTCGGACATCTCTCTGACCTCCCGCCGTTGCTGACCGCACCGGACCCGACCGTGCGGGCCCAGGCGACGAGCGTCCTCGTCGAGCTGTCTATCCACCACCCGCTGGAGCTGCGTTCGACGAGCGAGGCGATCCTCGCGCGACTCGACGACGTCGACCCGAACGTCCGGCACAACGTCCTGGTGACCATCGCGAACCTGGCGACGTGGTACCCACAGGACTTCGGGGACGGGACGGACCTGATGGTCGAGTCGCTGCGGTCGGCGGACAGAGACGAGCGCGTGGTAGCCGCGGCGGCGCTGACCAAACTCGCCTACTACCGGCCGGACCTGGTGACGCCGCGGGAGGCGGCGCGAGCGGGACTCCAGCGGGTCCGCGAGGCGGACTCGCTGGACGAGACGGAGGACTTCTTCCTCGAGTCGGACCAGCTCGACGGGGCGCTCCGGGCGCTCGCTGGTGGCGACATGGCGAGTCGCCCCCTCGAGGACGACCTCGTCCCCAGCGGGAAGCGGGCCCCGTTGAGCAAGCCGGCCCGGGTCGGCATCACGGCCCTCCTGTGGAGTCCGTTGCTGACACTCTCTGTGTTCACCTGGCTGTACCGACTCTGGAAGCACGCGCGCACCTACCGGCCACACGGGGCGCGAAACGCCGCCGACGCCATCTACGTCTTCGCGCACATGTGCATGGACACGCTCGCCAAGGTGTTTTTCCTGTGGCCGCCGTCGCGGGCGCGACTCTACGCGCGCCGGTCGTTCCTGGTGACGCCGACGCGGCTGGTACCGTGGTTCGCCGGGACGACGCCCACGAAGGCGAAACTGCGAGAGACGCCGCCGTACCCGGACGACTGGGCGACGCTGGCGACGCTGGTCCGTCAGCGCGACGGCCACCAGTGTCGCAACTGCGGCGCGCTGGGCGGCCCTCGCGACGGCGACACCGAGCTCCACGTCGACCACCAGTACCCGCGCAGTCGGGACGGGGTCGACCACCCGATGAACCTCCGGACGCTGTGTCGGTCGTGCCACGAGGCCCGCCACGGGAGGCTGTTCGATGACTGA
- a CDS encoding carboxypeptidase-like regulatory domain-containing protein, translating into MTEARPIEGDDPYEKLGVERTMTREEILDAANTLKSKKDLEIKQRKGAGDEEGYKEATDAVLEIKDAISWIESNHPAEGHPEPTTLSLDVGTPKPTVDDTVEFRVTSSDGPESGIDVESDRGHSTVTGSDGTASMTFDTAGNVEVRTSGGMNYHEDSATLDVQPRHIDLDIVGMPTELAVRQRERLRVTDSSGTGVEAIAVLVDGDPVGRTDADGYVELQFDSTGTRTVEANANDTNSVTYAPATAEIDVVEEQIPLRLQVATNQIRVGEETTFRVVDDAGTGVRDAVVEAAGGPTGSTDGNGETTLTFQHPGSYEVTVSKQTDAADVNYVEQTTDLHVHRGDASLAVGQTRGSFEEGGEVEIQITDTSDTGVTDATVTTNHGHQATTDADGWVSLTMQSEDDLELTAEKSSERFEFSPVEETFTVSEHQPELSMADVPQVASPGDQVSVKVVDENGTPVSGAVIHSARRAETWETGEDGVATVDLMDRTGIETLTADKPSLSVKEQAEQRILLQ; encoded by the coding sequence ATGACCGAGGCTCGGCCGATAGAGGGGGACGATCCGTACGAGAAACTCGGGGTCGAGCGGACGATGACCCGCGAAGAGATCTTGGACGCCGCGAACACGCTCAAGAGCAAGAAGGACCTGGAGATCAAACAGCGCAAGGGCGCCGGCGACGAGGAGGGCTACAAGGAAGCGACGGACGCCGTCCTCGAGATCAAGGACGCCATCAGCTGGATCGAGAGCAACCACCCCGCCGAGGGCCACCCCGAACCGACCACCCTCTCGCTGGACGTCGGGACGCCGAAACCGACGGTCGACGACACTGTCGAGTTCAGGGTCACGTCCTCGGACGGCCCGGAGTCGGGCATCGACGTCGAATCCGACCGCGGCCACAGCACCGTGACCGGCAGTGACGGGACGGCGTCGATGACGTTCGACACCGCGGGGAACGTCGAGGTCCGGACCAGCGGCGGCATGAACTACCACGAGGATTCCGCGACGCTGGACGTCCAGCCCCGGCACATCGACCTCGATATCGTCGGCATGCCCACGGAACTAGCGGTGCGCCAGCGCGAGCGCCTCCGGGTGACCGACAGCTCGGGCACCGGCGTCGAGGCGATCGCGGTGCTCGTCGACGGCGATCCGGTCGGACGCACCGACGCCGACGGCTACGTCGAACTCCAGTTCGACTCGACGGGCACGCGGACTGTCGAGGCGAACGCGAACGACACGAACTCGGTGACCTACGCCCCGGCCACCGCGGAGATCGACGTCGTCGAGGAACAGATTCCGCTGCGCCTGCAGGTGGCGACCAACCAGATACGGGTGGGCGAGGAGACCACGTTCAGGGTCGTCGACGACGCGGGCACCGGGGTCAGAGACGCCGTGGTCGAGGCGGCGGGCGGCCCGACCGGGAGCACGGACGGCAACGGCGAGACGACGCTGACCTTCCAGCACCCCGGGTCCTACGAGGTGACGGTGTCGAAACAGACCGACGCGGCGGACGTCAACTACGTCGAGCAGACGACCGACCTCCACGTCCACCGGGGGGACGCGTCGCTGGCCGTCGGGCAGACGCGCGGGTCCTTCGAGGAGGGCGGCGAGGTGGAGATACAGATCACCGACACGAGCGACACGGGGGTCACCGACGCCACGGTCACGACCAACCACGGGCACCAGGCGACGACCGACGCCGACGGGTGGGTGTCCCTGACGATGCAGAGCGAGGACGACCTGGAGTTGACAGCCGAGAAGTCGTCGGAGCGGTTCGAGTTCAGCCCCGTCGAGGAGACGTTCACCGTCTCGGAACACCAGCCGGAACTGTCGATGGCGGACGTCCCCCAGGTGGCCTCGCCCGGCGACCAGGTCAGCGTGAAGGTCGTCGACGAGAACGGGACGCCGGTGTCGGGCGCCGTCATCCACTCCGCCCGGCGGGCCGAGACCTGGGAGACCGGCGAGGACGGGGTCGCCACCGTCGACCTGATGGACCGGACCGGCATCGAGACGCTGACCGCCGACAAGCCCTCGCTCTCGGTGAAAGAACAGGCCGAACAGCGGATCCTGCTACAGTAG
- a CDS encoding Hsp70 family protein, with the protein MDLSIRLDTDRAVFRDSSGTSETFEVVPSRIAPTTAGVVVGDRAVARGGQPVLDPGTLVVPEDAAADSGPAQLPVGVFLAECVGEFCGDLESGERGPSVDGEPTDGGQADGSGVSATVSVPGWLDADQRATVRRAARSAHLPECRVVCRPTQVAAALASDRDSALPRLTPGALALVVDVGDRSADLGVYAATEAGLRARRRTNVEGLGSADWSRAVATTLLTQAGEARDVTVEYTDGALAELSEVVREAVGGASTLPVSIELELADGVTLTAGDHTLSESLELDREVTTGLLHAALEDYATELAAAATDVLADADVAPDDLSTVVLAGDGADLEPVRNALAGHVGEATTVVQYPLGGAEDPAPSADTGTVTDTLDGAVRVVAKDGEDLAATPTGDSLAGVDTVQQVSVTTQTPEGQHGRLDVEIGDPATGEPRVTASFTVSGFPAVAGDEQAATTLVVSVTGDPPVSADDIELDVLESAGETTPTVDRETYDDGTWLQFADEGELTAVPDRARTPVATYARQRDDRGPDRPDPKAVIEAIHSVRTDLWQWGIVKENPLDPENVEIILRQLDQKLEQQRIEFFVPDVGTEAGPRRHYIREQRAADEPEGTILEVLEPGVEVDGVITKKAIVAIAG; encoded by the coding sequence ATGGATCTCAGTATTCGACTGGATACCGACCGAGCAGTGTTCAGGGACAGCAGCGGGACGAGCGAAACGTTCGAAGTCGTCCCCTCACGCATCGCGCCGACGACGGCGGGCGTCGTCGTGGGGGATCGGGCGGTCGCGCGGGGCGGCCAGCCGGTCCTTGACCCGGGGACGCTCGTCGTCCCCGAGGACGCGGCGGCCGACAGTGGGCCCGCCCAGCTCCCGGTCGGCGTCTTCCTGGCGGAATGCGTCGGGGAGTTCTGCGGTGACCTCGAGTCCGGGGAGAGGGGACCGAGCGTCGACGGTGAGCCGACGGACGGCGGACAGGCCGACGGGAGTGGGGTGAGCGCCACCGTTTCCGTACCCGGGTGGCTCGATGCCGACCAGCGAGCGACCGTCCGGCGGGCGGCACGGTCCGCCCACCTCCCCGAGTGTCGCGTGGTCTGTCGACCTACCCAGGTGGCCGCGGCGCTCGCGTCGGACCGGGACTCGGCGCTCCCTCGACTGACCCCGGGCGCACTGGCGCTCGTCGTCGACGTCGGCGACAGGAGCGCCGACCTGGGCGTGTACGCGGCGACGGAGGCGGGCCTGCGCGCACGCCGGCGGACGAACGTCGAGGGCCTCGGGAGCGCCGACTGGAGCCGCGCCGTCGCGACCACGCTCCTGACACAGGCCGGCGAGGCCCGCGACGTGACCGTCGAGTACACTGATGGCGCGCTCGCCGAGCTCTCTGAGGTCGTCCGCGAGGCGGTCGGCGGCGCCTCGACCCTCCCGGTGTCGATCGAGCTGGAACTGGCCGACGGCGTCACCCTCACCGCGGGCGACCACACGCTCTCGGAGTCGCTCGAACTGGACCGGGAGGTAACGACCGGACTCCTGCACGCGGCCCTCGAGGACTACGCCACGGAACTGGCGGCCGCCGCCACGGACGTACTCGCGGACGCAGACGTCGCCCCGGACGACCTGTCGACGGTGGTACTCGCCGGGGACGGCGCGGACCTCGAACCGGTGCGGAACGCGCTCGCCGGCCACGTCGGCGAGGCGACGACGGTCGTCCAGTACCCGCTGGGCGGGGCCGAGGACCCGGCACCATCGGCCGACACGGGCACGGTGACGGACACGCTCGACGGCGCCGTCCGCGTGGTCGCGAAGGACGGCGAGGACCTGGCGGCGACGCCGACCGGCGACTCGCTGGCCGGGGTCGACACGGTCCAGCAGGTGTCGGTCACCACCCAGACCCCCGAGGGACAGCACGGGCGCCTCGACGTCGAGATCGGTGACCCGGCGACCGGGGAGCCACGGGTCACGGCGTCGTTCACCGTGTCCGGGTTCCCGGCGGTCGCCGGCGACGAGCAGGCGGCGACGACGCTCGTGGTCTCGGTGACCGGCGACCCGCCGGTGAGCGCCGACGACATCGAGCTCGATGTCCTCGAATCGGCGGGTGAGACGACCCCGACCGTCGACCGCGAGACCTACGACGACGGCACCTGGCTCCAGTTTGCCGACGAGGGCGAGCTCACGGCCGTCCCCGACAGGGCGCGGACACCGGTGGCGACCTACGCGCGACAGCGTGACGACCGGGGTCCGGACCGCCCCGACCCGAAGGCGGTCATCGAGGCGATCCACAGCGTCAGGACGGACCTCTGGCAGTGGGGCATCGTCAAGGAGAACCCCCTGGACCCGGAGAACGTCGAGATTATCCTCCGGCAGCTCGACCAGAAGCTCGAACAGCAGCGCATCGAGTTTTTCGTCCCGGACGTCGGGACCGAGGCCGGGCCGCGGCGTCACTACATCAGGGAACAGCGGGCGGCCGACGAACCCGAGGGGACGATCCTCGAAGTGCTCGAACCCGGCGTGGAGGTCGACGGGGTCATCACGAAGAAGGCCATCGTCGCCATCGCCGGCTAG
- a CDS encoding vWA domain-containing protein, producing MPVELSAYPKKNPIEVGGDRFTGAIDFDVEPPDDPLPVHVVFCIDKSGSMSGRDIEVAREGLIQATQGLRKQDVFGVVAFSSSAEVLVSPTRGDNASDSHAAISNLGAGGGTSIMNGLARSKELLGQMAASGSSSLGGLLSLDSGAKPVEWVVLITDGGSSIDEHRLDTEFDESGITVQSAGIRNYRQDVIKTVAERTQGEWADVGNPQKLGRFFDRKLSEARGVGAVNPDLHLSPAQFADIKSVYHTHGDQQSTMDPEWEGQDCTVSMDDMIAGKESKVRLDLFVDGEASLEEQKILDATLETATQTVSDEMAVEIAAGVIVEEAADDEGALDDVAISDVMETALEAGPDEAETKIAQWEREDDVTESTVAKMEDVIDDMKQTGDEKEAKDDVSRVLSEWDDDA from the coding sequence ATGCCAGTCGAACTATCGGCGTATCCGAAGAAGAACCCGATCGAGGTGGGTGGCGACCGGTTCACCGGCGCCATCGACTTCGACGTCGAACCGCCGGACGACCCGCTTCCGGTCCACGTCGTCTTCTGTATCGACAAGAGCGGGTCGATGTCGGGCCGGGACATCGAGGTCGCGAGAGAGGGGCTGATCCAGGCGACACAGGGTCTCCGGAAGCAGGACGTCTTCGGCGTCGTGGCCTTCTCGAGTAGCGCCGAGGTGCTCGTCTCACCCACCCGGGGCGACAACGCGAGCGACAGTCACGCGGCGATCTCGAATCTGGGTGCCGGCGGCGGGACGAGTATCATGAACGGCCTGGCCCGGTCGAAGGAACTGCTCGGCCAGATGGCCGCGTCGGGGTCGAGCTCGCTCGGTGGCCTCCTCTCGCTCGACAGCGGGGCCAAACCCGTCGAGTGGGTCGTGCTCATCACCGACGGGGGGAGCTCCATCGACGAGCACCGCCTCGACACCGAGTTCGACGAGAGCGGCATCACCGTCCAGAGCGCCGGCATCCGCAACTACCGCCAGGACGTCATCAAGACCGTCGCGGAGCGCACCCAGGGCGAGTGGGCCGACGTGGGCAACCCACAGAAGCTGGGCCGGTTCTTCGACCGGAAGCTCTCGGAGGCCCGCGGGGTCGGGGCGGTGAACCCTGACCTCCACCTCTCGCCGGCTCAGTTCGCCGACATCAAATCCGTCTATCACACCCACGGTGACCAGCAGAGCACGATGGACCCCGAGTGGGAGGGACAGGACTGCACCGTCAGCATGGACGACATGATAGCGGGCAAGGAGTCGAAGGTCCGTCTCGACCTGTTCGTCGACGGCGAGGCCAGCCTGGAGGAACAGAAGATACTCGACGCGACCCTCGAGACGGCGACCCAGACCGTCAGCGACGAGATGGCGGTCGAAATCGCGGCCGGCGTCATCGTCGAGGAGGCGGCCGACGACGAGGGTGCCCTCGACGACGTCGCCATCAGCGACGTGATGGAGACGGCCCTCGAAGCGGGGCCCGACGAGGCAGAGACGAAGATCGCCCAGTGGGAGCGCGAGGACGACGTGACCGAGTCCACGGTGGCCAAGATGGAGGACGTGATCGACGACATGAAACAGACCGGCGACGAGAAGGAGGCGAAAGACGACGTCTCGCGCGTCCTCAGCGAGTGGGACGACGACGCCTGA